A section of the Vicinamibacterales bacterium genome encodes:
- the dcd gene encoding dCTP deaminase has translation MSIKPDRWIRKMALEHGMIEPFEDRQVRAGVVSYGVSSYGYDCRVGNEFKVFTNVYNTVVDPKNFDPKSFVDITGDECIVPPNSFALASTVEYFRIPRDVLTICLGKSTYARCGIIVNVTPFEPEWEGHVTIEISNTTPLPAKIYANEGIAQVLFFQSDEPCEISYKDKKGKYQAQRGVTLPKI, from the coding sequence ATGTCGATTAAGCCGGACCGGTGGATTCGCAAGATGGCCCTCGAGCACGGCATGATCGAGCCGTTCGAGGATCGGCAGGTGCGCGCGGGCGTGGTGTCGTACGGCGTCTCGTCGTACGGCTACGACTGCCGCGTCGGCAACGAGTTCAAGGTGTTCACCAACGTCTACAACACGGTGGTGGACCCGAAGAACTTCGACCCCAAGTCGTTTGTCGACATCACCGGCGATGAATGCATCGTCCCGCCGAATTCCTTCGCGCTGGCGTCGACGGTGGAGTACTTCCGGATTCCCCGTGACGTGCTGACGATCTGCCTCGGCAAGTCCACCTACGCGCGCTGCGGCATCATCGTCAACGTCACGCCCTTCGAGCCGGAGTGGGAAGGGCACGTCACGATCGAGATTTCGAACACGACCCCGCTCCCGGCGAAGATCTACGCCAACGAGGGCATCGCGCAGGTGCTGTTCTTCCAGAGTGACGAGCCGTGCGAGATCTCCTACAAGGACAAGAAGGGCAAGTACCAGGCGCAGCGCGGGGTTACGCTTCCCAAGATTTAG
- the ndk gene encoding nucleoside-diphosphate kinase, translated as MERTFAIIKPDAVKKGVAGQILARIEGAGFRVVGMRMIHMSKAEAEGFYHVHQARPFFGGLTDFMSSGRCVVLCREAPDAIKKWRDLMGATDPAKAEAGTMRKDFGASIDNNATHGSDAPDTAAFELGYFFRGMEL; from the coding sequence ATGGAAAGAACGTTTGCCATCATTAAGCCGGACGCCGTCAAGAAGGGCGTCGCCGGACAGATTCTCGCTCGCATCGAAGGGGCCGGGTTCCGCGTTGTCGGCATGCGCATGATCCACATGAGCAAGGCCGAGGCCGAGGGCTTCTACCACGTGCACCAGGCGCGGCCGTTCTTCGGCGGCCTCACCGACTTCATGTCGTCGGGCCGGTGCGTCGTGCTGTGCCGCGAGGCTCCGGACGCGATCAAGAAGTGGCGCGACCTGATGGGCGCGACCGACCCGGCCAAGGCCGAGGCCGGCACGATGCGCAAGGACTTCGGCGCGTCGATCGACAACAACGCGACGCACGGCTCGGACGCGCCGGACACCGCCGCCTTCGAACTCGGCTATTTCTTCCGCGGAATGGAACTGTAG
- a CDS encoding bifunctional chorismate mutase/prephenate dehydratase, which translates to MASLRKSLDDIDAVLVSALGERARLARDIARVKADGDGPVRDADRETALLQHRSAVGERLGLDPAFVRRIFREILDDSLRRQHDMLQTAPDTAQPELRVAFQGTEGAYGHQAALQHFGVTSRAVGLKAYPTFKEMLEAVIEGHVDRGMLPIENTTAGSVYEAYDLLLRYNLSLVGEEIVDVRHCLLGVADVPVESIRRIHSHPQALAQCSEFLAGLPGCEGVAAGNTALAAQHVRDLKDPTEAAIASEEAGAHFGLHVLRRDIANQAVNYTRFVVVAASPIDCDPRIAAKVSMVFSTRHEHGALVRCLNIIANEGLNLTKLESRPRPGTPWEYVFYIDVEGHLGEPRVQAALAGLAARTVFLKVLGCYPSRELPR; encoded by the coding sequence TTGGCTTCGCTTCGGAAGAGCCTTGATGACATCGACGCCGTGCTCGTGTCGGCGCTCGGCGAGCGCGCCCGGTTGGCGCGCGACATTGCCCGCGTGAAGGCGGATGGCGACGGCCCGGTGCGCGACGCCGATCGCGAAACCGCGCTGCTGCAGCACCGATCGGCGGTTGGCGAGCGGCTCGGGCTCGACCCGGCGTTCGTCCGGCGTATCTTCCGCGAGATCCTGGACGACTCCCTGCGCCGGCAGCACGACATGCTGCAGACGGCGCCCGACACCGCCCAGCCGGAGCTGCGCGTGGCGTTCCAGGGAACCGAGGGCGCCTACGGGCACCAGGCGGCGCTGCAGCACTTCGGCGTCACCAGCCGGGCCGTCGGGCTCAAGGCCTATCCGACGTTCAAGGAGATGCTGGAGGCGGTGATCGAAGGCCACGTCGATCGCGGGATGCTCCCGATTGAGAACACCACGGCCGGCTCGGTCTACGAGGCCTACGACCTGCTCCTGCGCTACAACCTGTCGCTGGTGGGCGAGGAGATCGTCGACGTCCGGCACTGCCTGCTCGGCGTCGCCGACGTCCCGGTGGAGTCGATCCGCCGCATTCACTCGCATCCGCAGGCGCTGGCCCAGTGCAGCGAGTTCCTGGCCGGGCTGCCGGGTTGCGAAGGCGTCGCCGCCGGCAACACCGCCCTGGCGGCCCAGCACGTGCGGGACCTGAAGGATCCGACGGAGGCCGCCATTGCCAGCGAGGAGGCGGGGGCGCACTTCGGGCTGCACGTCCTGCGGCGCGACATCGCCAATCAGGCCGTCAACTACACCCGGTTCGTGGTGGTTGCCGCCAGCCCGATCGATTGCGACCCGCGCATTGCCGCCAAGGTGTCGATGGTGTTCTCGACCCGCCATGAGCACGGCGCCCTGGTCCGCTGCCTCAACATCATCGCGAACGAGGGCCTGAACCTGACCAAGCTCGAGTCGCGGCCGCGGCCCGGCACGCCCTGGGAGTACGTCTTCTACATCGACGTGGAAGGCCACCTCGGCGAGCCCCGGGTGCAGGCGGCCCTGGCCGGCCTGGCGGCGAGGACGGTGTTTCTCAAGGTGTTGGGGTGCTATCCGTCCCGCGAGCTGCCGCGATGA
- the sucD gene encoding succinate--CoA ligase subunit alpha, producing the protein MAVLLDKNTRLIVQGITGREGTFHAKAAAAYHTKVVGGVTPGKGGTTHEGWPVFNTVADAVKETGANASVIFVPPPFAADAIMEAAESGVGLVVCITEGIPVMDMLKAMTFLKDYPGTRLIGPNCPGIISPGKGKAGIIPANICKEGRIGIVSKSGTLTYEAIDQLTRQGLGQSTCIGIGGDPMIGTTHIDALGLFQDDPETDAVIMIGEIGGSAEEEAAAWIKDHFTKPIVAFIAGQTAPEGRRMGHAGAIIAGGKGTAAEKMAALTAAGVRVVKSPADMGQALVDVMKK; encoded by the coding sequence ATGGCAGTTCTGCTCGACAAGAACACGCGGCTGATCGTGCAAGGCATCACGGGGCGCGAGGGCACGTTCCACGCCAAGGCCGCCGCCGCGTATCACACCAAGGTCGTCGGCGGCGTGACGCCCGGCAAGGGCGGCACCACCCACGAAGGCTGGCCGGTGTTCAACACCGTCGCCGATGCGGTGAAGGAGACCGGCGCCAACGCGTCGGTGATCTTCGTGCCGCCGCCGTTTGCCGCCGACGCGATCATGGAGGCGGCCGAGTCAGGCGTGGGCCTCGTGGTCTGCATCACCGAGGGTATTCCGGTCATGGACATGCTGAAGGCCATGACGTTCCTGAAGGACTATCCCGGCACCCGCCTGATTGGTCCGAACTGCCCGGGCATCATCTCGCCGGGCAAGGGCAAGGCCGGCATCATTCCCGCCAATATCTGCAAGGAAGGCCGCATCGGCATCGTCTCGAAGAGCGGCACGCTCACCTACGAGGCGATCGATCAGCTGACGCGCCAGGGGTTGGGGCAGAGCACCTGCATTGGCATCGGCGGCGACCCGATGATCGGGACGACGCACATCGACGCGTTGGGGCTGTTCCAGGACGATCCGGAAACCGACGCGGTGATCATGATTGGCGAGATCGGCGGCTCGGCCGAGGAAGAAGCGGCGGCCTGGATCAAGGACCACTTCACGAAGCCGATCGTGGCCTTCATTGCCGGCCAGACCGCGCCTGAAGGCCGCCGCATGGGCCACGCCGGCGCGATTATCGCGGGCGGCAAGGGCACGGCAGCCGAGAAGATGGCGGCCCTCACCGCCGCGGGCGTCCGCGTCGTCAAGAGCCCGGCCGACATGGGCCAGGCGCTTGTCGACGTAATGAAGAAGTAG
- a CDS encoding gamma carbonic anhydrase family protein produces the protein MIRSFKGRTPLVAAGSYVDQSAQVIGDVEIGAESSVWMNVVIRGDVNRIRIGARTNIQDLTMIHVMRDTHPTIIGNEVTIGHSAVVHGTTIEDRVLVGMAAVLLNGVHVESDCVIAAGTLLTEGTRIPARSLVMGRPGKVKRQLTDEEVAEIRWYADNYVNYRLDYLA, from the coding sequence GTGATTCGTTCATTCAAGGGCCGGACTCCGCTCGTGGCGGCCGGCAGCTACGTTGACCAGAGCGCCCAGGTGATTGGCGACGTCGAGATTGGCGCCGAGTCTTCGGTCTGGATGAACGTCGTCATTCGCGGCGACGTCAACCGCATCCGCATCGGCGCCCGCACCAACATCCAGGACCTGACGATGATCCACGTGATGCGCGACACGCATCCGACGATCATCGGCAACGAGGTGACGATCGGGCACTCGGCGGTGGTGCACGGGACCACGATCGAGGATCGCGTCCTGGTGGGCATGGCGGCGGTGCTGCTCAACGGCGTGCATGTCGAGTCGGACTGCGTGATCGCCGCCGGCACGCTGCTGACCGAGGGCACGCGCATTCCCGCCCGCTCGCTGGTGATGGGCCGGCCGGGGAAGGTGAAGCGCCAGCTCACCGACGAAGAAGTCGCCGAGATTCGCTGGTATGCGGACAACTACGTGAACTATCGCCTGGATTACCTGGCATGA